One window from the genome of Musa acuminata AAA Group cultivar baxijiao chromosome BXJ1-4, Cavendish_Baxijiao_AAA, whole genome shotgun sequence encodes:
- the LOC135656167 gene encoding uncharacterized protein LOC135656167: MIVYVASPSSPPTPLSSSSLFLASPIPSLVALYPKTKNKIWRQSQKTRNKGCRRRSGVCRAEFVHDAPFAAAIGACVLNSLVFPISAGETEDEDGGGTIDATDARFAVMGIISFIPYFNWLSWVFAWMDSSRQRYLVYSIVYLAPYLRTNLSLSPEESWLPIASLLVCILHIQLEVSIRNGDIKGIHFFDEAQKLHSLIRKRETESKSHQQSAKKERSKRHMGLPSSHGLRDEVKEWEIPRKQNEELDVDEKKNNSQ; encoded by the exons ATGATCGTCTACGTCGCTTCTCCCTCGTCTCCGCCCACTCCCCTCTCCTCCTCGTCCCTCTTCCTTGCTTCGCCGATCCCTTCTCTTGTGGCTTTGTACCCGAAAACAAAGAACAAGATCTGGAGGCAATCGCAGAAGACTCGGAACAAG GGATGTAGGAGAAGAAGCGGCGTTTGTAGGGCAGAGTTTGTGCACGACGCGCCTTTTGCCGCTGCTATCGGCGCCTGCGTCCTCAATTCGCTCGTCTTCCCGATCTCGGCCGGTGAGACCGAGGATGAGGACGGTGGTGGGACGATCGATGCCACGGATGCGAGGTTCGCGGTGATGGGGATCATTAGCTTCATCCCTTACTTCAATTGGCTG AGTTGGGTTTTTGCTTGGATGGACAGCAGTAGACAGCGTTACCTCGTTTATTCGATCGTCTACTTGGCTCCTTACTTGAG GACTAATTTGTCACTTTCACCTGAAGAAAGCTGGTTGCCTATTGCTAGTCTACTTGTTTGCATTCTTCACATTCAG CTGGAGGTGAGCATTAGAAATGGAGATATCAAAGGCATCCATTTTTTTGATGAAGCACAAAAACTACATTCCTTGATAAGAAAAAGAGAGACTGAATCTAAGAGTCACCAGCAATCTGCCAAGAAG GAAAGAAGCAAGAGACATATGGGATTACCATCTTCACATGGACTGAGAGATGAGGTCAAGGAGTGGGAAATCCCTAGAAAACAAAATGAAGAACTAGATGTGgatgaaaagaaaaataattcacAATAA
- the LOC135672540 gene encoding AAA-ATPase At2g46620-like, whose product MFPSDPVSVVVAVLGGLFLLRAGLSFKCLLYLLGRWWSWLDEHTHVYQHFEIPRYTESGLENPLIRHATAYVASLSSRECAVAIVSSGYEPNEFSVHPAPGHPVPDSFLGCRLSWSATGGGDRLVLRLRRQDCSRVLRPYLQHVESVAKNLELRRRETNLFVISTGGGESGEPRWRPVAPFTHPARLDTVAMDPEVKAWVRADLEAFLNGRAYYHRVGRNWRRSYLLHGPPGTGKTSFAAAIANFLCYDVYDLDLALVSDGIDLKALLLATGSRSVILVEDLDLYLSAKGGHEGNSRHARMLNFMDGILSCCGDEKVMVYTMTSIEAVATAVLREGRLDVHIHFPMCDFQAFKTLARIYLRLNDHKLYPMVEEVFQRGAKMSPAKVGEIMIANRGSPKRALKLVITELQHLSSAPNLGQQLLERKDRGGDGPVAEDDPPTVRGIGRWCGVIRTRSRRLC is encoded by the coding sequence ATGTTCCCGAGTGATCCTGTATCCGTGGTTGTCGCCGTCCTTGGCGGCCTGTTCCTCCTCCGTGCCGGGCTATCCTTCAAGTGTCTGCTCTACCTCCTCGGGCGGTGGTGGTCGTGGTTGGACGAGCACACGCATGTTTATCAGCACTTCGAGATCCCGCGGTACACCGAGAGCGGGCTGGAGAACCCCCTCATTCGCCACGCCACCGCCTATGTCGCTTCCCTTTCCTCCCGTGAGTGCGCTGTCGCTATCGTCTCATCTGGCTACGAGCCCAATGAGTTCTCTGTCCACCCCGCCCCCGGTCACCCTGTGCCCGACTCCTTTCTCGGCTGCCGCCTCTCCTGGTCTGCCACTGGTGGAGGGGACCGCCTCGTCCTTCGCCTCCGTCGCCAGGACTGCTCACGCGTCCTACGCCCCTACCTCCAGCACGTCGAGTCCGTGGCCAAGAACCTCGAGCTCCGTCGGCGCGAGACCAATCTCTTCGTCATCTCCACCGGGGGCGGGGAAAGTGGAGAGCCGAGATGGAGGCCGGTGGCGCCTTTCACACATCCGGCGAGGCTCGATACGGTGGCGATGGACCCGGAGGTCAAGGCCTGGGTGCGTGCCGACCTCGAGGCATTCCTCAACGGGCGGGCCTACTACCACCGCGTCGGCCGCAACTGGCGGCGGAGCTACCTCCTCCACGGCCCCCCGGGGACGGGGAAGACCTCCTTCGCCGCCGCCATTGCCAACTTCCTCTGCTACGACGTCTACGACCTCGACCTCGCCCTCGTCTCCGACGGCATAGACCTGAAGGCCCTCCTCCTCGCCACGGGCTCCCGGTCGGTGATCCTCGTCGAGGACCTCGACCTCTACCTCAGCGCAAAGGGAGGCCACGAAGGCAACTCGAGGCACGCCAGGATGCTGAACTTCATGGACGGCATCTTATCGTGCTGCGGCGACGAGAAGGTGATGGTGTACACAATGACCAGCATAGAAGCGGTGGCCACGGCGGTGCTGCGGGAGGGTCGGCTCGACGTCCACATCCACTTCCCGATGTGCGACTTCCAAGCATTCAAGACGCTGGCGAGAATCTACCTGCGGCTGAACGACCACAAGCTGTATCCGATGGTGGAGGAGGTGTTCCAGAGAGGCGCAAAGATGAGCCCGGCGAAGGTCGGCGAGATCATGATCGCGAACAGGGGGTCACCGAAGCGGGCGCTGAAGTTGGTGATCACGGAGCTGCAACATTTGTCGTCGGCGCCGAACTTGGGACAACAACTGCTTGAGCGGAAGGACCGCGGCGGCGATGGGCCGGTGGCAGAGGACGACCCACCGACCGTGAGGGGGATCGGAAGATGGTGTGGGGTAATCAGGACAAGGAGTAGGCGGCTTTGTTGA
- the LOC103975905 gene encoding kinesin-like protein KIN-14E isoform X2, giving the protein MNETDDVVMFVNAGGHEIQGQDSRVRIEGDSCFQGGDVIETNEMIIEGGDCPSLYQSARYGDFCYKFDSLAPGDYFMDLHFAEIVNTNGPKGIRVFNVFVQEEKILSGLDIFSVVGANKPLQLVDLRVSVVDDGNILVRFEGLSGTPTVCGICIRKAPALSDLAKPEHLTCIKCATEIEVSPLKNKFQNRNIAQYEKKIQELTSECKMKSDECYEAWMSLTDANEQLRRLNIELDNKLFQNETLEQNLEREMEKFRDTSERYKNDKKLWSAAIANLEKKIKAIKEEYTQLSQDAHDCANSIPNLNKMTIAVQALVAQTEDLKLKYSEEIAKRKKLYNQIQEAKGNIRVFCRCRPLSKQEVSIGHNAVVDFDAAKDGEIGIMNGGATKKSFKFDRVYTPKDNQADVYADASPLVTSVLDGYNVCIFAYGQTGTGKTFTMEGTEQNRGVNYRTLEELFKIAEERNETYSYNLSVSVLEVYNEQIRDLLATSPSTKKLEVRQAAEGFHHVPGIVEAKVENIKEAWDVLQAGSNARSVGSNNVNEHSSRSHCMLCIMVRAKNLMDGVCTKSKLWLVDLAGSERLTKTDVQGERLKEAQNINRSLSALGDVISALATKNNHIPYRNSKLTHLLQDSLGGDSKALMLVQISPSENDLGETVSSLNFASRVRGVELGLAKKQVDTVELQKMKQMIDKVRQESRTKDESLRKLEENFQNLENKLKEKEQLCRTLQEKNKELTNQLESNTESQSLSERKQWQLIEKLNGKEEAYAVLQQKVKEMECKFKDQQHSESVILQLKVKELECKLKEQAHSENVAAQKVKELEYKLKERLQFQLNLEQKVKELENKLREQKEEQDSMLLLQSADRSRIATPIEGRSFSSNESTSHTDPQILRNSNSLNKPMTSQFSFLLKGVESLHEIKRKRDYRSASVENENVISASLVEKKMAPTELIRTRKVDPAKAYGRLTRTTKVITTQKLFLHGRNKKEQQDGAAREKDKTRAWV; this is encoded by the exons ATGAATGAAACAG ATGATGTTGTAATGTTTGTTAATGCGGGAGGCCACGAGATACAAGGCCAAGATTCCCGTGTGAGGATTGAGGGCGATTCTTGCTTTCAAGGTGGAGATGTAATAGAGACCAACGAGATGATAATAGAAGGTGGCGACTGCCCATCTCTTTATCAGTCTGCCCGGTATGGAGACTTCTGCTACAAGTTTGATAGTCTTGCTCCTGGGGACTATTTCATGGACTTGCATTTCGCGGAGATCGTCAATACAAATGGTCCTAAAGGAATTAGGGTGTTCAATGTATTTGTGCAAGAAGAGAAG ATATTGTCTGGGCTTGATATATTCTCTGTTGTTGGAGCTAATAAGCCACTGCAGCTAGTTGATCTCAGAGTTTCTGTGGTGGATGATGGGAATATTTTGGTAAGATTTGAGGGACTTAGTGGGACTCCAACAGTTTGTGGGATTTGCATCAGAAAAGCACCAGCCTTATCAG ACTTGGCGAAACCTGAACATCTTACATGTATCAAATGTGCCACTGAGATAGAGGTTTCTCCACTTAAG AATAAATTTCAAAATAGAAACATTGCTCAGTACGAGAAGAAAATACAGGAGCTAACCAGTGAATGTAAAATGAAATCTGATGAGTGTTATGAAGCTTGGATGTCACTGACAGATGCAAATGAGCAGCTGCGAAGGCTGAACATTGAGCTTGACAATAAGCTCTTCCAAAATGAAACACTTG AACAAAATCTCGAAAGAGAGATGGAGAAATTTAGAGATACCTCTGAAAGGTACAAGAATGATAAGAAGCTTTGGTCCGCTGCAATCGCTAATCTGGAAAAAAAGATTAAG GCCATAAAAGAAGAGTACACTCAACTTTCTCAAGATGCACATGATTGTGCCAACtcaattccaaatctgaataagaTGACCATTGCGGTTCAGGCCCTAG TTGCACAAACTGAAGATCTTAAATTGAAGTACAGCGAGGAGATAGCCAAGAGAAAAAAGCTATATAACCAAATCCAGGAGGCAAAAG GGAATATCAGGGTGTTCTGTAGGTGTCGTCCTTTGAGTAAGCAGGAGGTTTCAATTGGTCACAATGCTGTTGTAGATTTTGATGCAGCAAAGGATGGTGAAATTGGAATTATGAATGGTGGAGCGACAAAAAAAAGCTTCAAGTTTGATCGGGTCTATACTCCAAAGGATAATCAAG CTGACGTTTACGCGGATGCTTCACCCTTGGTCACATCAGTCCTTGATGGCTACAACGTGTGCATATTTGCATATGGGCAGACTGGAACAGGGAAGACTTTCACAATGGAAGGAACTGAGCAAAATAGAGGAGTTAATTACAGAACGCTGGAGGAGTTGTTTAAAATAGCTGAGGAACGGAATGAGACGTATTCCTATAACCTTTCTGTGAGTGTTCTGGAGGTGTACAATGAGCAAATCAGAGACCTGTTGGCAACATCTCCATCAACAAAAAA GTTGGAGGTAAGGCAGGCAGCTGAAGGGTTTCATCATGTGCCAGGGATAGTAGAAGCTAAGGTTGAAAACATAAAGGAGGCTTGGGATGTCCTGCAAGCTGGGAGTAACGCCAGATCTGTTGGATCTAACAATGTGAATGAGCATAGCAGCCGATCGCACTG CATGCTTTGTATAATGGTGAGAGCAAAAAACTTAATGGATGGAGTCTGCACAAAAAGCAAGCTTTGGCTTGTGGACTTGGCTGGAAGTGAGAGGCTGACAAAGACAGATGTACAGGGGGAGAGGCTTAAGGAAGCCCAGAACATTAATAGGTCACTCTCTGCCCTCGGCGATGTCATTTCTGCTCTTGCTACCAAAAACAACCACATTCCTTACAG gaATTCCAAGCTGACACATTTACTGCAAGATTCACTAG GAGGTGATTCGAAAGCTTTGATGCTTGTACAAATTAGCCCCTCAGAGAACGACCTAGGAGAAACTGTCAGTTCTCTGAATTTTGCAAGTCGAGTACGGGGAGTAGAATTGGGTCTTGCAAAGAAGCAGGTTGACACAGTTGAGTTGCAAAAGATGAAACAGATG ATTGATAAAGTAAGGCAGGAATCTAGAACTAAGGATGAGTCATTGAGGAAGCTTGAAGAGAACTTTCAAAATCTAGAGAACAAACTGAAAGAAAAAGAACAGCTTTGCAGGACTCTCCAGGAAAAG AACAAAGAGCTCACAAACCAACTGGAGTCTAACACAGAATCACAAAGTTTGTCAGAGAGAAAACAGTGGCAACTCATAGAGAAATTGAATGGGAAGGAAGAAGCTTATGCTGTGCTTCAGCAAAAA GTAAAAGAGATGGAGTGTAAATTCAAGGATCAGCAACACTCTGAATCTGTTATTCTTCAGCTAAAG GTTAAAGAGCTTGAATGCAAACTTAAAGAACAAGCACACTCTGAAAATGTAGCTGCACAGAAG GTTAAGGAATTAGAGTACAAACTAAAAGAAAGACTACAATTTCAGTTGAATCTTGAACAAAAA GTCAAAGAGCTGGAAAACAAGCTAAGAGAACAGAAAGAAGAACAAGACTCCATGTTACTATTACAGTCAGCAGATAGATCAAGAATTGCAACACCAATAGAAGGAAGATCATTTTCGAGTAATGAATCAACAAGTCATACAGACCCTCAGATACTGAGAAATTCAAACTCCTTAAACAAGCCAATGACAAGTCAGTTTTCCTTCTTACTTAAAGGAGTAGAATCTCTTcatgagatcaaaaggaaaagagACTATAGAAGTGCGTCTGTCGAAAATGAGAATGTTATTTCAGCAAGCTTAGTAGAGAAGAAGATGGCACCGACTGAACTCATCAGAACTAGAAAAGTTGATCCAGCAAAAGCATATGGAAGGCTAACTAGGACAACAAAGGTCATTACAACACAAAAACTCTTTCTTCATGGCAGAAATAAGAAGGAACAGCAAGATGGTGCAGCCAGGGAGAAAGATAAGACGAGAGCCTGGGTCTAG
- the LOC103975905 gene encoding kinesin-like protein KIN-14E isoform X1, translated as MDDSFDSMVLVSGPKFVLWGIGQMAFKDDVVMFVNAGGHEIQGQDSRVRIEGDSCFQGGDVIETNEMIIEGGDCPSLYQSARYGDFCYKFDSLAPGDYFMDLHFAEIVNTNGPKGIRVFNVFVQEEKILSGLDIFSVVGANKPLQLVDLRVSVVDDGNILVRFEGLSGTPTVCGICIRKAPALSDLAKPEHLTCIKCATEIEVSPLKNKFQNRNIAQYEKKIQELTSECKMKSDECYEAWMSLTDANEQLRRLNIELDNKLFQNETLEQNLEREMEKFRDTSERYKNDKKLWSAAIANLEKKIKAIKEEYTQLSQDAHDCANSIPNLNKMTIAVQALVAQTEDLKLKYSEEIAKRKKLYNQIQEAKGNIRVFCRCRPLSKQEVSIGHNAVVDFDAAKDGEIGIMNGGATKKSFKFDRVYTPKDNQADVYADASPLVTSVLDGYNVCIFAYGQTGTGKTFTMEGTEQNRGVNYRTLEELFKIAEERNETYSYNLSVSVLEVYNEQIRDLLATSPSTKKLEVRQAAEGFHHVPGIVEAKVENIKEAWDVLQAGSNARSVGSNNVNEHSSRSHCMLCIMVRAKNLMDGVCTKSKLWLVDLAGSERLTKTDVQGERLKEAQNINRSLSALGDVISALATKNNHIPYRNSKLTHLLQDSLGGDSKALMLVQISPSENDLGETVSSLNFASRVRGVELGLAKKQVDTVELQKMKQMIDKVRQESRTKDESLRKLEENFQNLENKLKEKEQLCRTLQEKNKELTNQLESNTESQSLSERKQWQLIEKLNGKEEAYAVLQQKVKEMECKFKDQQHSESVILQLKVKELECKLKEQAHSENVAAQKVKELEYKLKERLQFQLNLEQKVKELENKLREQKEEQDSMLLLQSADRSRIATPIEGRSFSSNESTSHTDPQILRNSNSLNKPMTSQFSFLLKGVESLHEIKRKRDYRSASVENENVISASLVEKKMAPTELIRTRKVDPAKAYGRLTRTTKVITTQKLFLHGRNKKEQQDGAAREKDKTRAWV; from the exons ATGGACGACTCCTTCGATTCGATGGTGTTGGTCTCGGGGCCCAAGTTCGTTCTATGGGGGATCGGCCAAATGGCGTTCAAAG ATGATGTTGTAATGTTTGTTAATGCGGGAGGCCACGAGATACAAGGCCAAGATTCCCGTGTGAGGATTGAGGGCGATTCTTGCTTTCAAGGTGGAGATGTAATAGAGACCAACGAGATGATAATAGAAGGTGGCGACTGCCCATCTCTTTATCAGTCTGCCCGGTATGGAGACTTCTGCTACAAGTTTGATAGTCTTGCTCCTGGGGACTATTTCATGGACTTGCATTTCGCGGAGATCGTCAATACAAATGGTCCTAAAGGAATTAGGGTGTTCAATGTATTTGTGCAAGAAGAGAAG ATATTGTCTGGGCTTGATATATTCTCTGTTGTTGGAGCTAATAAGCCACTGCAGCTAGTTGATCTCAGAGTTTCTGTGGTGGATGATGGGAATATTTTGGTAAGATTTGAGGGACTTAGTGGGACTCCAACAGTTTGTGGGATTTGCATCAGAAAAGCACCAGCCTTATCAG ACTTGGCGAAACCTGAACATCTTACATGTATCAAATGTGCCACTGAGATAGAGGTTTCTCCACTTAAG AATAAATTTCAAAATAGAAACATTGCTCAGTACGAGAAGAAAATACAGGAGCTAACCAGTGAATGTAAAATGAAATCTGATGAGTGTTATGAAGCTTGGATGTCACTGACAGATGCAAATGAGCAGCTGCGAAGGCTGAACATTGAGCTTGACAATAAGCTCTTCCAAAATGAAACACTTG AACAAAATCTCGAAAGAGAGATGGAGAAATTTAGAGATACCTCTGAAAGGTACAAGAATGATAAGAAGCTTTGGTCCGCTGCAATCGCTAATCTGGAAAAAAAGATTAAG GCCATAAAAGAAGAGTACACTCAACTTTCTCAAGATGCACATGATTGTGCCAACtcaattccaaatctgaataagaTGACCATTGCGGTTCAGGCCCTAG TTGCACAAACTGAAGATCTTAAATTGAAGTACAGCGAGGAGATAGCCAAGAGAAAAAAGCTATATAACCAAATCCAGGAGGCAAAAG GGAATATCAGGGTGTTCTGTAGGTGTCGTCCTTTGAGTAAGCAGGAGGTTTCAATTGGTCACAATGCTGTTGTAGATTTTGATGCAGCAAAGGATGGTGAAATTGGAATTATGAATGGTGGAGCGACAAAAAAAAGCTTCAAGTTTGATCGGGTCTATACTCCAAAGGATAATCAAG CTGACGTTTACGCGGATGCTTCACCCTTGGTCACATCAGTCCTTGATGGCTACAACGTGTGCATATTTGCATATGGGCAGACTGGAACAGGGAAGACTTTCACAATGGAAGGAACTGAGCAAAATAGAGGAGTTAATTACAGAACGCTGGAGGAGTTGTTTAAAATAGCTGAGGAACGGAATGAGACGTATTCCTATAACCTTTCTGTGAGTGTTCTGGAGGTGTACAATGAGCAAATCAGAGACCTGTTGGCAACATCTCCATCAACAAAAAA GTTGGAGGTAAGGCAGGCAGCTGAAGGGTTTCATCATGTGCCAGGGATAGTAGAAGCTAAGGTTGAAAACATAAAGGAGGCTTGGGATGTCCTGCAAGCTGGGAGTAACGCCAGATCTGTTGGATCTAACAATGTGAATGAGCATAGCAGCCGATCGCACTG CATGCTTTGTATAATGGTGAGAGCAAAAAACTTAATGGATGGAGTCTGCACAAAAAGCAAGCTTTGGCTTGTGGACTTGGCTGGAAGTGAGAGGCTGACAAAGACAGATGTACAGGGGGAGAGGCTTAAGGAAGCCCAGAACATTAATAGGTCACTCTCTGCCCTCGGCGATGTCATTTCTGCTCTTGCTACCAAAAACAACCACATTCCTTACAG gaATTCCAAGCTGACACATTTACTGCAAGATTCACTAG GAGGTGATTCGAAAGCTTTGATGCTTGTACAAATTAGCCCCTCAGAGAACGACCTAGGAGAAACTGTCAGTTCTCTGAATTTTGCAAGTCGAGTACGGGGAGTAGAATTGGGTCTTGCAAAGAAGCAGGTTGACACAGTTGAGTTGCAAAAGATGAAACAGATG ATTGATAAAGTAAGGCAGGAATCTAGAACTAAGGATGAGTCATTGAGGAAGCTTGAAGAGAACTTTCAAAATCTAGAGAACAAACTGAAAGAAAAAGAACAGCTTTGCAGGACTCTCCAGGAAAAG AACAAAGAGCTCACAAACCAACTGGAGTCTAACACAGAATCACAAAGTTTGTCAGAGAGAAAACAGTGGCAACTCATAGAGAAATTGAATGGGAAGGAAGAAGCTTATGCTGTGCTTCAGCAAAAA GTAAAAGAGATGGAGTGTAAATTCAAGGATCAGCAACACTCTGAATCTGTTATTCTTCAGCTAAAG GTTAAAGAGCTTGAATGCAAACTTAAAGAACAAGCACACTCTGAAAATGTAGCTGCACAGAAG GTTAAGGAATTAGAGTACAAACTAAAAGAAAGACTACAATTTCAGTTGAATCTTGAACAAAAA GTCAAAGAGCTGGAAAACAAGCTAAGAGAACAGAAAGAAGAACAAGACTCCATGTTACTATTACAGTCAGCAGATAGATCAAGAATTGCAACACCAATAGAAGGAAGATCATTTTCGAGTAATGAATCAACAAGTCATACAGACCCTCAGATACTGAGAAATTCAAACTCCTTAAACAAGCCAATGACAAGTCAGTTTTCCTTCTTACTTAAAGGAGTAGAATCTCTTcatgagatcaaaaggaaaagagACTATAGAAGTGCGTCTGTCGAAAATGAGAATGTTATTTCAGCAAGCTTAGTAGAGAAGAAGATGGCACCGACTGAACTCATCAGAACTAGAAAAGTTGATCCAGCAAAAGCATATGGAAGGCTAACTAGGACAACAAAGGTCATTACAACACAAAAACTCTTTCTTCATGGCAGAAATAAGAAGGAACAGCAAGATGGTGCAGCCAGGGAGAAAGATAAGACGAGAGCCTGGGTCTAG
- the LOC103975895 gene encoding protein S40-7 yields MSRPLLLRTILTSRCAGTPPYRPEARAVGGDERGRRRMEDAASASVAQPSSATSFLRLLGLLKLPDADPDPDPDPFPTRHLELDESDVVWSSPSEELSSSPSPSSYDDRDSVDCFSSPSPSLVRSSVPGSSFSPFGRFRCRPAPERCGLSAALAEDRRPLVLQRCTTESTTRPVEMPEGRAVEALVAGRVAHHQSAPVNVPVWPRWRSERKDDVLDGLEEEEGREDEEEMVPPHVIVARSHVMTFSVFEGVGRTLKGRDLRRVRNAVLQKTGFLDL; encoded by the coding sequence ATGTCGCGTCCGCTGCTCCTCCGGACCATCCTAACTTCACGCTGTGCCGGCACCCCTCCATATAGACCGGAGGCGCGCGCAGTCGGGGGAGATGAGCGGGGCCGCCGGAGGATGGAAGATGCCGCCTCTGCATCTGTTGCGCAGCCGTCCTCAGCGACCTCCTTCCTCCGCCTCCTGGGCCTCCTCAAACTGCCCGACGCCGACCCCGACCCCGACCCCGACCCCTTCCCGACTCGCCACCTCGAGCTCGACGAGAGCGACGTGGTTTGGTCATCCCCCTCCGAAGAgctctcctcctcgccctccccgtCCTCCTACGACGACCGTGATTCCGTCGATTGCTTCTCCTCCCCGTCGCCTAGTCTCGTCCGGAGCTCTGTCCCGGGTTCCTCCTTCTCGCCCTTTGGCCGATTCCGCTGCCGGCCAGCGCCGGAAAGGTGCGGCCTTTCCGCCGCCCTGGCGGAGGACCGGCGTCCCCTGGTTCTTCAGCGATGCACAACCGAGAGCACCACGCGGCCGGTAGAGATGCCGGAAGGGAGGGCAGTGGAGGCTTTGGTGGCCGGGAGGGTGGCCCACCATCAGTCAGCGCCGGTTAACGTCCCTGTGTGGCCGAGGTGGAGGAGCGAGCGGAAAGATGATGTCTTGGATGgattggaggaagaggaaggacgggaggacgaggaggagatgGTGCCGCCTCATGTGATCGTGGCGAGATCGCACGTGATGACGTTCTCGGTGTTCGAGGGCGTGGGGAGGACCCTCAAAGGGAGGGATCTCCGGCGGGTGAGGAATGCCGTGCTGCAGAAGACCGGCTTCCTCGacctgtaa